A genomic region of Magnolia sinica isolate HGM2019 chromosome 6, MsV1, whole genome shotgun sequence contains the following coding sequences:
- the LOC131248503 gene encoding E3 ubiquitin ligase BIG BROTHER-related-like, translating to MAEFETTGRRQVDVRYVNAGVPCTIEQNFEGYFLEHGDLSLEEVIQAQEILYHSFQTNTENDTAEVSASSHTSPNTGQSGSEIVQKEAESSQANDVAAQLELDEALARTMQEMEDQFSGTSITETSGTAAETTHSASSTINREPSSTDATVVSRQDGIDPDNMTYEELQSLGETIGTQSRGLSDEIISYLPSFKYKTGFFSKKDKHEECKCVICYTAYKNRDILMALPCQHQYHSDCISRWLKLNKACPICNEEVFG from the exons ATGGCGGAATTCGAAACGACAGGGAGGCGGCAGGTGGATGTTCGTTATGTGAATGCTGGCGTGCCTTGCACAATTGAACAGAATTTCGAAGGGTATTTCCTTGAACACGGGGATCTTTCGCTCGAAGAGGTTATCCAAGCTCAG GAGATTCTGTACCATTCTTTCCAAACAAACACCGAGAACGATACGGCTGAAGTTTCTGCAAGTTCTCATACTAGCCCCAATACTGGCCAAAGTGGCAGTGAGATCGTCCAGAAAGAGGCAGAATCTTCGCAGGCCAATGATGTGGCAGCACAACTAGAATTGGATGAAGCTTTAGCTAGAACTATGCAGGAGATGGAGGATCAATTCTCTGGGACTTCAATTACTGAAACTTCTGGAACAGCAGCTG AAACTACCCACTCGGCGTCTTCCACAATCAACAGAGAACCGAGCTCCACAGACGCCACTGTG GTTTCGAGACAAGATGGTATCGACCCTGATAATATGACTTATGAG GAATTGCAATCATTAGGAGAAACCATTGGCACTCAGAGTAGAGGATTATCAGACGAGATTATTTCCTACTTGCCATCTTTCAAGTACAAAACAGGATTCTTCTCGAAAAAGGACAAACATGAGGA ATGCAAATGTGTGATCTGTTATACGGCGTACAAAAACCGAGACATTTTGATGGCCCTGCCTTGTCAGCATCAATATCATTCTGATTGTATCAGTCGGTGGCTGAAGCTCAATAAG GCATGCCCGATATGCAATGAGGAGGTATTCGGGTGA